One region of Paenibacillus polymyxa M1 genomic DNA includes:
- a CDS encoding MFS transporter — translation MRKSKSMYWKLSAYFFFFFFTWSASYSLFSIWLGQEISLNGAETGVIFTVNAIFALCMQPLYGYISDKIGLKKHILFLISSLLLFVGPFYIFIYGPLLQYNVFLGAIVGGLYLGIAFLAGIGAIESYVEKVSRKYDFEYGKSRMWGSLGWAAATFFAGQLFNINPNINFWIASVSAVVLFIIMMTIKVEMTDSEMERTESVNFKQIGHLFANKHLWFFILYVLGVTCIYNVYDQQFPNYFSSTFSTVALGNQVYGYLNSLQVFLEAGMMFLAPFIVNKIGAKKGLILAGFLMAFRIMGSGLVIGPYGISAMKLIHALELPIMLIAVFKYLAANFDTRLSSILYLVGYQFTSQVGASIFSPIAGMSYDIRGFANTYVIMGVFVFAFTTISIFTLKKEPKKLEPKPNKHIKTA, via the coding sequence ATGAGAAAGTCAAAGAGCATGTACTGGAAACTAAGTGCCTATTTCTTCTTTTTTTTCTTTACTTGGTCAGCAAGTTATTCATTGTTCTCCATCTGGCTAGGGCAAGAAATCAGTCTGAATGGTGCTGAAACAGGTGTTATCTTTACTGTAAACGCTATCTTTGCGCTTTGTATGCAACCGCTTTATGGCTATATATCTGATAAAATCGGATTGAAGAAGCATATTTTATTTCTAATCAGTTCTTTACTCTTATTTGTGGGTCCTTTCTATATCTTTATCTATGGACCGTTACTTCAATACAATGTATTTCTCGGCGCCATTGTAGGTGGATTATACTTGGGTATTGCTTTTTTGGCAGGGATTGGAGCCATCGAATCTTATGTCGAGAAAGTCAGCCGAAAATATGACTTTGAATACGGAAAATCTCGTATGTGGGGCTCACTAGGTTGGGCAGCAGCAACATTTTTCGCTGGTCAACTCTTCAATATCAACCCTAACATTAACTTCTGGATTGCATCAGTATCTGCTGTCGTTCTGTTTATCATTATGATGACAATTAAAGTTGAAATGACAGATTCCGAGATGGAGCGAACAGAATCCGTTAACTTTAAGCAAATCGGCCATTTGTTTGCAAATAAGCATTTGTGGTTCTTCATTTTATATGTTCTTGGTGTTACCTGTATTTACAATGTGTATGACCAGCAGTTCCCGAATTACTTTTCATCGACGTTCTCAACGGTTGCATTAGGCAATCAAGTTTACGGTTACTTAAATTCCCTACAAGTGTTCTTGGAAGCAGGCATGATGTTCTTAGCGCCTTTCATTGTCAACAAAATTGGAGCAAAAAAGGGTCTGATATTGGCAGGGTTCTTGATGGCGTTCCGGATCATGGGTTCAGGCTTAGTTATTGGACCTTATGGAATCTCAGCTATGAAATTGATTCACGCATTGGAACTGCCAATCATGCTGATCGCCGTATTTAAGTACTTGGCTGCTAATTTCGATACGCGTCTGTCTTCGATCCTATATCTGGTGGGATACCAGTTTACGAGTCAGGTAGGAGCTTCGATTTTCTCGCCAATCGCCGGTATGTCTTATGACATTAGAGGCTTTGCAAATACGTACGTAATTATGGGTGTTTTCGTATTCGCCTTTACAACCATCTCAATCTTTACCTTAAAGAAAGAACCGAAAAAGCTAGAACCCAAGCCTAACAAGCATATTAAAACAGCATAG
- a CDS encoding sensor histidine kinase, whose amino-acid sequence MMEYNSLFLNLCVVLVMCFQVNFYFNSVFDKSSRKPNRMMYFIIFGLLNFLYLSVYLSPTFSSILALFVIFSLAQSYTVEIKTKIIFSILYAVLITIVNFISLYILYTVDSVKVSNLSHLSSQDHLIFSKVMLLSCIIMFAVIQIIRLFAKRRTFPLHARYYILFLIVPIISIYQVNVLSVYSEKNMYYFVSIIGFISLNVFIIYIFDNVIEKFQLMHENAQLQHQMDYQDANYEKTVHSFKNMKRIIHDTHQQFLYIDECIKRNELAEASEHIKVTLNKIEGAYQRVNTGNLVIDALVTNSLNIAQANGIKVDTQLNLYSQKVNIERYDLCVALGNMLDNAIEASKKVKIADDRYILIKIHSNESALFIHILNHMENEVAHLHSQKSNPDIHGIGLTNISRICDKYGGNMIIETKNKIFNNMVLIPFYKDSP is encoded by the coding sequence ATGATGGAATATAACTCCCTGTTTCTTAACCTATGTGTTGTCTTGGTGATGTGCTTTCAGGTGAATTTTTACTTCAACTCGGTTTTTGATAAGTCCAGTCGAAAGCCGAACAGAATGATGTATTTCATTATTTTCGGGCTGCTGAATTTTTTATATTTAAGTGTTTATCTGTCTCCTACGTTTTCCTCCATTTTGGCGTTATTTGTCATATTTAGCTTGGCCCAGTCTTATACCGTGGAAATAAAGACAAAGATCATTTTTTCCATCCTTTATGCTGTGTTGATCACCATCGTTAATTTTATATCTCTTTATATTTTATATACTGTAGACTCTGTTAAAGTTAGCAACCTTAGCCATTTGAGCAGTCAAGATCACTTGATATTTTCTAAGGTTATGTTACTCAGCTGTATTATCATGTTTGCTGTCATTCAGATTATACGATTATTTGCCAAACGCAGAACCTTCCCTTTGCATGCCCGTTATTACATTTTATTTCTAATCGTTCCTATCATAAGTATATACCAGGTCAATGTTTTATCTGTTTATAGTGAAAAGAATATGTATTATTTTGTATCTATTATTGGCTTTATTTCCTTAAATGTTTTTATCATATACATCTTCGATAATGTCATTGAAAAATTCCAGTTAATGCATGAAAATGCTCAACTACAACATCAGATGGACTACCAAGATGCTAACTACGAAAAAACGGTTCACAGCTTTAAAAATATGAAAAGAATCATTCACGACACACACCAACAGTTTTTGTATATTGACGAATGTATCAAGAGAAATGAATTAGCTGAGGCAAGTGAACATATTAAGGTCACATTAAATAAAATCGAAGGAGCCTATCAGAGGGTTAACACCGGTAATCTGGTTATAGATGCTCTTGTCACAAATAGTCTTAATATTGCTCAGGCCAATGGCATCAAGGTGGATACCCAGCTCAACTTATACTCACAGAAAGTAAACATTGAACGTTATGACTTGTGTGTCGCTCTGGGTAATATGCTGGATAATGCCATAGAAGCATCTAAAAAGGTCAAAATTGCGGATGATAGGTACATTCTTATTAAAATACATTCCAATGAATCTGCGCTTTTCATTCACATTCTGAATCATATGGAGAATGAAGTTGCCCATTTGCATAGTCAAAAATCAAACCCGGATATTCATGGTATTGGCTTAACGAATATATCCAGAATATGTGACAAATACGGTGGAAACATGATCATTGAAACGAAAAATAAAATATTCAATAATATGGTTTTAATCCCATTTTATAAGGACAGTCCTTAA
- a CDS encoding serine hydrolase domain-containing protein, which translates to MKKIIAVFISAMLFVLPMTNAFAQDNPKPIKEKARNLASELVSKYGVSGVQYAIMDHGNIVLSDSVGVKNKATNEPITNDTMFGIGSTSKMFVSAATMMLVDAHKVDIDQPLTTYIKDFTMADERYKKITPRMLLNHSSGLYGAHYKNSMLFNDNDTENHDELLLRLQSETLKSNPGEYSVYSNDSFQLLEILVERVSGLSYTEFLAKHVSAPLGLNSTKTPLDQFDRQKLSKTYFPAIEGALPVENANVIGTGGLYSTAEELTQFAEVLTGNRTDILSEQSAKSMQSHEYRKGIWVSEETNSFNYGLGWDAVRLAPFSDYGITALSKGGDTVLYHSVLITLPEHHISMAVLSSGGSSILDSIFASNVLLEHLKDKGIIKDILPDKRFEPPVKVEMPSDLLSYSGLYGTVGTTINVEIKNGEFELPAFLDGLVPAQKYVYSGNGAFKSSDGSVAISFEKQKNGKTYIKANFYLNFPGLGQMVMVNYEYQKLDANPLNTTVKKAWEHRNGKNYYALDEKISSIFYLAPSFITKKISVYHEGYANGTKIVDENKAVNAVEIPVMSGRDAFDLNFTTKDGSEYLTIDGQSYISEDAIKPILGGKSQYTIPSNGQAIWFKIDKNVAHKTMTVDVPTSGGFAVYDENGAVVDFSTASHNNSVVLPQGGLIVLGGQAGDGFKININ; encoded by the coding sequence ATGAAGAAAATAATAGCTGTGTTCATTTCGGCCATGCTTTTTGTACTGCCGATGACGAATGCTTTTGCTCAAGACAATCCTAAACCCATTAAGGAAAAGGCGCGTAATCTGGCCTCGGAGCTGGTATCCAAATACGGTGTTAGCGGTGTGCAGTATGCCATTATGGACCATGGAAACATCGTATTATCGGATAGCGTGGGTGTAAAGAATAAAGCAACCAACGAGCCAATCACTAACGATACGATGTTCGGTATAGGCTCTACAAGCAAAATGTTTGTATCTGCTGCAACGATGATGCTGGTAGATGCCCATAAGGTAGATATTGATCAGCCACTAACAACATACATTAAGGACTTTACAATGGCTGATGAAAGATACAAAAAAATTACACCGCGTATGCTGTTAAATCATTCGTCAGGCCTTTACGGTGCTCACTATAAAAATAGTATGTTATTTAATGACAATGATACAGAAAATCATGATGAGCTATTGCTGAGATTACAATCAGAAACTTTAAAATCCAACCCCGGCGAATATTCTGTATATAGTAATGATAGTTTTCAATTGCTTGAAATATTGGTTGAACGGGTGAGTGGTCTAAGTTATACCGAATTTCTGGCAAAGCATGTTAGTGCCCCTTTGGGTTTGAACTCTACGAAAACACCACTCGATCAGTTTGATAGACAAAAGCTGTCCAAAACTTATTTTCCTGCGATTGAGGGAGCCTTACCCGTTGAAAATGCCAATGTCATCGGGACGGGGGGCTTATACTCTACCGCAGAAGAATTGACCCAGTTTGCAGAAGTATTAACAGGGAATAGAACTGATATTTTATCTGAACAATCAGCAAAGTCCATGCAAAGCCATGAATATCGAAAAGGAATATGGGTATCTGAAGAGACAAACAGCTTTAATTATGGCCTTGGCTGGGACGCGGTTCGTTTGGCACCATTTAGTGATTACGGAATAACTGCGTTGTCCAAGGGGGGAGACACTGTTTTGTATCACTCTGTCTTGATCACCCTACCAGAGCATCATATCTCTATGGCTGTGCTTTCATCTGGAGGGTCTTCCATCCTGGATAGTATTTTTGCTTCTAATGTTTTATTGGAGCATTTAAAAGACAAGGGCATCATTAAAGACATTCTACCGGATAAAAGATTTGAACCTCCTGTAAAAGTGGAAATGCCATCTGACTTGCTTTCTTATTCTGGATTATATGGCACTGTGGGTACAACCATCAATGTAGAGATTAAAAATGGAGAGTTTGAGTTACCAGCTTTTCTGGATGGACTCGTCCCGGCGCAAAAATATGTGTATTCAGGCAATGGAGCATTCAAAAGCAGTGATGGCAGTGTAGCCATAAGCTTTGAGAAACAAAAAAACGGAAAAACGTATATTAAGGCTAACTTCTATTTAAACTTTCCGGGATTAGGTCAAATGGTTATGGTAAATTATGAATATCAAAAGCTTGATGCCAATCCTCTAAATACTACAGTTAAAAAAGCATGGGAACATAGAAACGGGAAAAATTATTATGCCCTGGATGAAAAGATATCTTCTATTTTTTATTTGGCTCCATCATTTATTACGAAAAAAATATCCGTTTATCATGAGGGATACGCAAATGGTACTAAAATTGTGGATGAGAATAAAGCCGTTAATGCCGTTGAAATTCCAGTTATGAGTGGAAGAGATGCATTTGATTTGAATTTTACTACCAAGGATGGCTCAGAGTATTTAACCATAGATGGACAGTCCTACATCAGTGAGGATGCTATTAAACCTATCCTAGGAGGGAAATCACAGTACACTATACCATCCAATGGCCAAGCCATATGGTTTAAAATAGATAAAAACGTAGCCCATAAAACGATGACCGTTGATGTTCCAACAAGTGGAGGGTTCGCTGTCTATGATGAAAACGGAGCGGTTGTAGATTTTTCAACTGCCAGCCATAACAATTCGGTTGTTCTGCCCCAAGGGGGATTGATCGTTTTGGGTGGCCAAGCAGGGGATGGATTTAAAATCAATATAAATTAA
- the bglS gene encoding beta-glucanase, translating into MKKKYWFTLVITGIVSLFFSVSAFAANVFWEPLSYYNPSTWQKADGYSNGDMFNCTWRANNVNFTNDGKMKLSLTSSAYNKFDGGEYRSKNTYRYGLYEVNMKPAKNTGIVSSFFTYTGPANGTQWDEIDIEFLGKDTTKVQFNYYTNGVGGHEKVVDLGFDASSGFHTYAFDWQPGYIKWYVDGVLKHTATTNIPKTPGQIMMNLWNGTGVDSWLGPYNGVNPLYAEYDWVKYTSN; encoded by the coding sequence ATGAAGAAGAAGTATTGGTTTACACTGGTGATCACGGGTATAGTTTCTCTGTTTTTTTCGGTAAGCGCTTTTGCGGCGAATGTGTTCTGGGAACCATTAAGTTATTATAATCCGAGTACATGGCAAAAGGCAGATGGATATTCCAATGGGGACATGTTTAATTGCACTTGGCGTGCCAATAATGTCAATTTTACTAACGATGGCAAAATGAAGCTTAGCTTAACGAGTTCTGCGTATAATAAATTTGACGGCGGAGAGTATCGTTCGAAGAATACTTACAGATACGGCTTATACGAGGTCAACATGAAGCCTGCTAAAAATACAGGAATCGTATCTTCCTTTTTCACATATACGGGACCTGCTAATGGCACGCAATGGGATGAAATAGATATTGAATTTTTAGGAAAAGACACAACAAAAGTGCAATTTAACTATTATACAAACGGGGTCGGTGGTCATGAGAAGGTTGTCGATCTGGGTTTTGATGCATCAAGTGGCTTCCACACCTATGCATTCGATTGGCAGCCAGGATACATTAAGTGGTATGTTGACGGGGTTCTAAAGCATACGGCAACTACGAACATACCGAAAACGCCAGGCCAAATTATGATGAATTTATGGAATGGCACCGGAGTAGATAGCTGGTTAGGTCCATATAACGGAGTCAATCCGTTGTACGCCGAATATGACTGGGTAAAATATACGAGCAATTAG
- a CDS encoding LacI family DNA-binding transcriptional regulator translates to MKPKLNDVAQLAGVSPTTVSRVLNNRGYISQETKDQVHKAMQELNYFPNDVARSLFSKRTNLIGLIIPTTSNPFFGELTFHIENICASLGYKLLLCNSLNQLDKEESYVDMLMRNQVDGIIVGTHNRGIVNYEQKNIAVIAIDRFLSDSIPVVGSDNYLGGKLASELLIEKGCKHIFHINGPVELETPASLRRKAYEDVMEQYGRKAITYEVHDPFHQQNHNEPIKRLLDEHPEVDGLFASNDMVAASFIAEARRRGKRVPEDIRVIGYDGTETTRNLLPELTTIQQPIQEIARSSIELLIKEIEGGFSDVPRETYLPVKLIEASTA, encoded by the coding sequence ATGAAACCAAAACTTAACGATGTTGCACAATTAGCTGGAGTTTCACCGACCACGGTTTCTCGCGTACTTAACAATCGTGGCTATATCAGTCAAGAAACAAAGGATCAAGTTCATAAAGCGATGCAGGAGCTAAATTATTTTCCTAATGATGTAGCTCGGTCATTATTTAGTAAACGAACAAATCTGATAGGATTAATCATTCCAACTACAAGCAACCCATTTTTCGGAGAGCTGACTTTCCATATAGAGAATATTTGTGCGTCATTAGGCTATAAGCTGTTGCTTTGTAACAGTTTAAATCAGCTGGATAAAGAAGAATCTTATGTCGATATGCTTATGCGAAATCAAGTTGACGGTATTATCGTCGGTACACACAACCGAGGTATCGTAAATTATGAACAGAAGAATATTGCCGTCATTGCGATCGATCGCTTCCTATCCGATTCAATCCCAGTTGTAGGATCAGATAATTATTTGGGTGGCAAACTGGCGTCAGAACTGCTTATTGAAAAGGGGTGCAAGCATATTTTTCACATAAATGGCCCTGTTGAATTGGAAACACCAGCAAGCTTAAGAAGAAAAGCATATGAAGATGTGATGGAGCAGTATGGTCGAAAGGCAATTACCTATGAAGTACATGATCCCTTTCACCAACAGAATCACAATGAACCGATTAAACGCTTGCTCGATGAACATCCTGAAGTAGATGGATTGTTCGCGAGTAATGACATGGTGGCTGCGTCTTTTATTGCTGAAGCAAGAAGAAGAGGAAAACGGGTTCCTGAAGATATCCGCGTAATTGGATATGACGGAACTGAAACAACCCGCAATCTTCTCCCTGAATTAACGACAATTCAGCAACCAATACAGGAAATCGCGAGATCTTCCATAGAGTTACTTATTAAAGAAATTGAAGGTGGATTCAGTGATGTCCCGCGAGAAACCTATCTACCAGTGAAACTTATTGAAGCTAGTACAGCTTAA
- a CDS encoding GNAT family N-acetyltransferase, with amino-acid sequence MNLDIRDIRKKDIEPIKAIIADTWNAKDFIEDEGVINAAVTMMFISPILNKSTFGRVATLDGEVIGVIFGSRVGETTSYRMLQEDYTSELLQLLNLNDIERKVFVELTSMTNEAYSKLIRGKEDEFQGCLEFFAVSEKARGKKIEKKLFNELISYLRDTKATKIYVYTDTMSNYGFYDH; translated from the coding sequence ATGAACTTAGATATTAGAGACATTAGAAAAAAAGATATAGAACCTATTAAAGCAATTATTGCGGATACTTGGAACGCAAAGGATTTTATAGAGGATGAGGGCGTGATAAATGCAGCAGTTACAATGATGTTCATAAGTCCAATATTAAATAAAAGTACTTTTGGAAGAGTAGCTACATTAGATGGAGAAGTCATTGGTGTAATTTTTGGTTCAAGAGTTGGTGAAACAACATCTTATAGAATGCTTCAGGAAGATTATACAAGTGAATTACTACAACTCTTAAATCTAAATGACATAGAACGAAAAGTATTTGTTGAACTCACCTCTATGACTAATGAGGCATACAGTAAGTTAATTAGAGGAAAAGAAGATGAGTTTCAGGGTTGCTTAGAATTCTTTGCTGTTTCTGAAAAAGCTAGAGGAAAAAAGATAGAGAAAAAATTATTTAATGAACTCATCTCTTACTTAAGAGATACAAAAGCAACTAAAATTTATGTGTATACAGACACAATGAGTAACTATGGATTCTATGATCATTAA
- a CDS encoding LytR/AlgR family response regulator transcription factor, producing the protein MYRVAICDDEYKQRELVKNMLIALSIKTNIEFKIELFNSGEQLVAHYLNHELPFHILILDIEMNGMNGIQTAQKIRSLRHLDEQIIFLTSYPEYMLESFDVVTFQYLIKPIASHIFEEKMIKLCQYFQSLDKKFVIIKSAYEEVLLKYDDIISIEVAKSLTIKNKLHFVTSTQTYDSKGILSDYALALKEYNFLQIHRSIIINLIHVKKFAGGDVLMSNDVKLPIGRSKIKEVKDLYTKFMIMKMH; encoded by the coding sequence ATGTATAGAGTGGCTATTTGCGATGATGAGTACAAGCAAAGAGAGCTTGTTAAAAATATGCTGATTGCTTTATCCATCAAAACAAATATAGAATTTAAAATTGAGTTATTCAACTCAGGAGAACAGCTGGTAGCTCATTATTTAAACCATGAATTGCCATTCCATATCTTAATATTGGATATTGAAATGAACGGCATGAACGGAATTCAAACAGCTCAAAAAATAAGGAGTTTACGTCACCTTGATGAACAGATCATTTTTTTAACGAGCTATCCCGAATATATGCTAGAAAGCTTTGACGTAGTTACCTTTCAGTACTTAATAAAACCGATTGCTTCCCATATCTTTGAGGAAAAAATGATAAAACTGTGTCAGTATTTTCAATCTCTTGATAAAAAATTCGTTATCATCAAGTCAGCTTATGAAGAAGTGCTTTTAAAATATGATGATATCATTAGTATTGAAGTGGCCAAAAGCTTGACCATAAAAAACAAACTGCATTTTGTAACCTCTACACAAACCTATGATAGCAAAGGGATTCTTTCAGATTATGCTTTAGCATTAAAGGAATATAATTTTCTGCAAATTCATCGTTCGATTATTATAAACTTAATTCATGTCAAAAAATTTGCTGGCGGTGATGTTCTGATGTCAAATGATGTGAAGTTGCCTATTGGACGTTCTAAAATAAAAGAAGTTAAAGATCTATATACCAAATTTATGATCATGAAGATGCATTAA
- a CDS encoding carbohydrate-binding protein, with translation MIRKCLVLFLSFALLLSVFPMLNVDAANRPLAKLPGNSNPLMDHKLGADPYSLVYDGRVYIYMSSDTYVYNKDGSIKENDFSRLDRIQVISSTDMVNWTDHGTIPVAGANNKNGGRGIAKWASNSWAPAVAHKKINGRDKFFLYFANGGAGIGVLTADTPIGPWTDPLGKALVTHSTPGMAGVTWLFDPAVLVDNDGTGYLYSGGGIPNESDPASIANPKTARVIKLGADMTSVIGSATTIDAPYLFEDSGIHKYNGKYYYSYCINFAGTHPPQYPAGEIGYMVSDNPMGPFTYKGHFLKNPYTFFGVGGNNHHAVFNFKNEWYVVYHAQTVSKAQIGDGKGYRSPHINKLVHKEDGSISEVQGNMTGIAQLSNMNPYTRVEAETIAWQAGIATEPTQASGGPIGNLNVTNIHNGDWIAVGKANFGSTGAKTFKANVATNVGGNIEVRLDSETGPLVGSLKVPSTGGMQTWREVETTINNATGVHNVYLVFTGSSNGNLLNLDAWQFTPNTGENTVTKVEAENMNIGGTHAGKISAPFDGVALYANADYTSYSQYFANPTHNISVRGASSNAGTAKVDLVIGGTTVGSFNFTGKTPTVKTLSNITHAIGDQEVKLTLTSDDGTWDAYVDFIEFSL, from the coding sequence ATGATTAGAAAATGTCTAGTTTTATTTCTTTCCTTCGCTTTATTGCTGAGTGTCTTTCCCATGCTAAATGTAGATGCTGCCAATCGACCACTGGCTAAACTACCTGGAAATTCCAACCCTCTAATGGATCACAAATTGGGAGCTGACCCGTATTCATTGGTATATGATGGAAGAGTGTATATTTACATGTCAAGTGATACGTACGTGTATAACAAGGATGGATCGATTAAAGAGAACGACTTTAGTAGGCTGGATCGTATCCAGGTCATATCCTCCACAGACATGGTGAACTGGACGGATCACGGAACGATACCAGTCGCAGGTGCCAACAACAAAAACGGTGGAAGAGGCATTGCCAAATGGGCCTCTAACTCCTGGGCTCCAGCAGTTGCGCATAAAAAAATAAATGGCAGAGACAAGTTCTTTTTATATTTCGCCAATGGGGGAGCAGGTATTGGTGTCCTGACAGCGGACACGCCTATCGGACCTTGGACAGATCCCCTTGGCAAAGCACTTGTGACACATAGTACACCTGGGATGGCTGGCGTGACTTGGCTTTTTGACCCGGCTGTACTGGTAGATAATGATGGCACGGGATACCTGTATAGCGGTGGCGGAATTCCTAATGAATCCGATCCGGCTTCCATTGCAAATCCGAAAACCGCCAGAGTCATCAAATTAGGCGCAGATATGACAAGCGTTATTGGAAGTGCCACCACTATAGATGCTCCTTACCTGTTTGAAGATTCCGGTATTCATAAGTACAACGGCAAATACTACTATTCGTACTGTATCAACTTTGCCGGAACACACCCTCCACAGTACCCTGCTGGTGAAATCGGCTATATGGTTAGCGACAACCCGATGGGTCCCTTCACTTATAAAGGTCATTTCCTGAAAAATCCGTATACGTTCTTCGGCGTTGGCGGCAACAACCACCATGCTGTATTTAATTTCAAGAATGAATGGTATGTCGTATACCATGCCCAAACGGTCAGCAAAGCTCAAATTGGAGATGGAAAAGGCTATCGCTCTCCGCATATTAATAAGCTGGTGCACAAGGAGGACGGAAGCATCTCTGAGGTGCAAGGGAATATGACAGGAATCGCGCAGCTATCCAATATGAACCCGTATACCAGAGTTGAAGCGGAGACCATTGCCTGGCAAGCAGGCATTGCGACCGAACCCACGCAAGCCAGCGGCGGCCCGATTGGCAATCTGAATGTGACCAACATCCATAATGGGGACTGGATCGCTGTTGGAAAGGCTAATTTTGGCTCTACCGGAGCGAAGACGTTCAAAGCTAATGTGGCCACAAATGTCGGTGGCAATATTGAAGTACGGCTTGACAGTGAAACAGGTCCTCTAGTCGGTTCCTTGAAAGTGCCATCAACTGGAGGTATGCAAACCTGGAGAGAAGTAGAGACCACGATCAATAATGCAACAGGAGTTCACAACGTTTATCTGGTGTTTACCGGGTCAAGTAACGGTAATCTGTTGAATTTGGATGCCTGGCAATTCACTCCCAACACGGGGGAAAATACGGTAACAAAGGTTGAAGCCGAGAATATGAATATTGGCGGCACTCATGCAGGCAAGATCAGTGCACCGTTTGACGGAGTCGCCTTGTATGCCAATGCTGACTACACTTCATATTCACAGTATTTTGCCAACCCTACGCATAATATCTCAGTGCGGGGGGCTTCAAGCAATGCTGGTACGGCCAAGGTGGACTTGGTTATTGGAGGAACAACTGTAGGTTCCTTCAATTTCACAGGCAAAACGCCGACTGTCAAAACCTTGTCCAATATTACTCACGCTATCGGAGATCAGGAGGTCAAACTCACCTTGACGAGCGATGACGGCACTTGGGATGCCTACGTGGATTTCATTGAATTTTCGTTATGA